In Electrophorus electricus isolate fEleEle1 chromosome 6, fEleEle1.pri, whole genome shotgun sequence, a single genomic region encodes these proteins:
- the cct6a gene encoding T-complex protein 1 subunit zeta: MAAVKALNPKAEVARAQAALAVNISAARGLQDVLKSNLGPKGTMKMLVSGAGDIKLTKDGNVLLHEMQIQHPTASLIAKVATAQDDITGDGTTSNVLIIGELLKQADLYISEGLHPRIIAEGFEAAKDKALQVLEDVKVTREMGRETLISVARTSLRTKVHAELADLLTEAVVDAVLAIKKPNEPIDLFMVEIMEMKHKTESDTQLIRGLVLDHGARHPDMKKRVEDAYILTCNVSLEYEKTEVNSGFFYKSADEREKLVKAERKFIEERVQKIIALKNKVCADNNKAFVVINQKGIDPFSLDALAKEGIVALRRAKRRNMERLTLACGGIAMNSVDDLTPECLGHAGLVYEHTLGEEKYTFIEKCGNPRSVTLLVKGPNKHTLTQIKDAVRDGLRAVKNAIEDGSVVAGAGAFEVAVADALVKHKPKVKGRAQLGVQAFADALLVIPKVLAQNSGYDPQETLVKLQTEFKESGQLIGVDLSTGEPMLAGEAGVWDNYSVKKQLLHSCTVIASNILLVDEIMRAGMSSLKG, translated from the exons ATGGCTGCTGTAAAAGCGCTTAATCCCAAAGCAGAGGTAGCCAGGGCTCAGGCCGCCTTGGCTGTTAACATCAGTGCCGCCCGTGGACTCCAGGATGTCCTGAAAAGTAATCTAGGACCGAAAGGAACCATGAAAAT GCTTGTCTCCGGTGCAGGAGACATCAAGCTCACTAAAGATGGCAATGTTCTTTTGCACGAGATG CAAATTCAGCATCCAACTGCATCCCTCATTGCAAAGGTGGCCACAGCCCAAGATGACATCACTGGAGATGGAACCACATCCAATGTACTCATAATTGGGGAGCTATTGAAACAGGCGGATCTTTATATTTCTGAG GGTCTCCACCCCAGGATCATTGCGGAGGGCTTTGAGGCAGCAAAAGACAAGGCATTGCAAGTGCTGGAGGACGTGAAGGTCACCAGGGAGATGGGCCGTGAGACGCTCATCAGCGTGGCGAGGACTTCGCTGAGAACCAAGGTTCATGCGGAGCTGGCTGACCTGCTCACGGAG GCTGTGGTGGACGCTGTGCTGGCCATCAAGAAACCCAATGAGCCCATTGACCTCTTTATGGTGGAGATCatggaaatgaaacacaaaacgGAGAGTGACACACA ACTCATCAGAGGTTTGGTGTTGGACCATGGCGCCAGACATCCAGACATGAAGAAGAGAGTGGAAGATGCCTATATCCTGACCTGCAATGTCTCTTTGGAATATGAGAAAAC CGAGGTGAACTCCGGCTTCTTCTACAAGAGCGCTGATGAGCGGGAGAAGCTGGTGAAGGCCGAGAGGAAGTTCATCGAGGAGCGTGTGCAGAAGATCATCGCGCTGAAGAACAAAGTGTGTGCTGACAACAATAAGGCCTTTGTTGTCATCAACCAGAAG GGCATTGATCCGTTCTCTCTGGATGCTCTGGCTAAAGAGGGCATTGTAGCCCTGCGCAGGGCGAAGAGGAGGAACATGGAAAG GCTCACCCTAGCCTGTGGCGGCATCGCCATGAACTCTGTGGACGACCTCACCCCCGAGTGCTTGGGCCACGCTGGTCTCGTCTACGAGCACACGCTG ggagaggagaagtACACATTCATTGAGAAGTGCGGCAACCCTCGCTCTGTGACGCTGCTGGTCAAAGGCCCCAAcaaacacacgctcactcaGATCAAAGACGCCGTGCGGGATGGCCTGCGTGCGGTCAAAAATGCCATCGAGGACG GCAGTGTGGTGGCGGGAGCTGGGGCTTTCGAGGTCGCCGTGGCTGATGCTCTGGTGAAACACAAACCCAAGGTGAAGGGCCGGGCTCAGCTGGGCGTGCAGGCGTTTGCTGATGCTCTGCTCGTCATCCCAAAG GTCCTAGCTCAGAATTCAGGCTATGACCCACAGGAGACTCTTGTGAAGCTGCAGACTGAATTCAAGGAGTCTGGACAGCTCATTGGGGTCGACCTGAGCACCG GTGAACCAATGCTAGCTGGGGAAGCTGGTGTTTGGGATAACTATAGTGTTAAAAAGCAGCTGCTTCACTCATG CACGGTAATCGCTAGTAACATCCTCCTGGTAGATGAGATCATGAGAGCTGGAATGTCCTCCCTCAAAGGCTAA
- the LOC113571304 gene encoding protein NipSnap homolog 2-like, producing the protein MATRVLQSLGNGLNQAKIGVRAKQQLTVTIRSLCASSNRNREDSWFKSLFVRKVDPRKDAHSHLLAKKEDNNLYKIQFHNVKPECLDDYNKLCEDVLPSIHADPDYPCELVGTWNTWYGEQDQAVHLWRYRGGYPALTEVMNKLRKNKAFMEYREKRGRMLLSRRNQLLLEFSFWNEPVPRPGPSIYELRSYQLRPGTMIEWGNYWARAIELRQQNNEAVGGFFSQIGSLYMVHHLWAYKDLQSREETRNAAWHHEGWDEVVYYTVPLIQHMESRIMIPMKTSPLK; encoded by the exons ATGGCGACCAGAGTCCTTCAGAGTCTGGGAAATGGCTTGAACCAGGCAAAAATCGGGGTGCGGGCGAAACAACAGTTGACAGTAACCATCAG GAGTCTGTGTGCATCCTCAAACAGAAATCGTGAGGACAGCTGGTTCAAGTCTCTCTTTGTCCGAAAAGTTGACCCCAGAAAAGATGCTCATTCTCACCTCCTGGCAAAGAAAGAAGACAACAACCTCTACAAAATTCAGT TTCACAATGTCAAGCCAGAGTGCCTTGATGATTATAACAAACTTTG TGAAGATGTCTTGCCATCTATCCACGCTGACCCTGACTACCCATGTGAACTGGTGGGCACTTGGAACACGTGGTATGGGGAGCAAGACCAAGCAG TGCACCTGTGGCGATACAGAGGAGGTTATCCTGCCCTGACTGAAGTCATGAACAAACTCAGGAAGAACAAG GCGTTTATGGAGTACAGAGAAAAGCGTGGCAGGATGCTGCTGTCCCGCAGGAACCAGCTGCTTCTGGAGTTCAGCTTCTGGAATGAGCCTGTTCCCAGACCAGGACCCAGCATATATGAGCTCAGATCCTACCAGCTCAGG ccTGGAACCATGATTGAGTGGGGGAATTACTG GGCTCGGGCCATTGAGCTCAGGCAGCAGAACAACGAGGCTGTTGGAGGCTTCTTCTCTCAGATCGGCAGCTTGTACATGGTACATCACCTCTGGG CTTACAAAGACCTGCAGTCGAGAGAGGAAACGAGGAATGCGGCATGGCACCATGAGGGCTGGGATGAAGTCGTCTACTACACAG TTCCTCTGATTCAACACATGGAGTCCAGAATAATGATTCCGATGAAGACTTCACCTCTGAAGTAG
- the tmlhe gene encoding trimethyllysine dioxygenase, mitochondrial, giving the protein MSLIRMFIRLRGTVRSASWAQGFVLMGDRCKSVHLEGKRWQHTKTQATPCNWKLLDDCFELSYGGLVMQFDYVWLRDHCRSSSCYNSKTNQRSLDTASIELDIRPTKTRVDEENLFFTWPDGHVTRYSLAWLVANSYESQKWRAMMQSRILWNSEIYSGAKVPSASWDKFMSCDEELKTFLSNFLLYGIAFVEDVPATIDATEMVTQRVSLIRETIYGRMWDFTSDFSRGDTAYTKLALDCHTDTAYFQEPSGIQIFHCLRHEGTGGRTLLVDGFYAADKLLQQSPENFKVLSHIPIKHEYIETFASHRNHMIGIGPVLSVYPWNNEIYMIRYNNYDRAVITRVPHNMVQCWYKAHRQLTAELRKPENELWVKLKPGKVLFIDNWRVLHGRESFTGLRQLCGCYLSRDDMLNKARILGLQA; this is encoded by the exons ATGTCCTTAATCCGAATGTTTATCAGACTACGAGGGACTGTGCGGTCAGCATCTTGGGCCCAGGGGTTTGTTCTCATGGGAGATAGATGCAAATCAGTCCACTTAGAAGGCAAGAGATGGCAACACACCAAGACTCAAGCAACGCCTTGTAATTGGAAGCTGTTGGATGACTGCTTTG AGCTCAGCTATGGTGGCCTTGTGATGCAGTTTGACTATGTGTGGCTGAGGGACCACTGCCGCTCCTCTTCCTGCTACAACTCCAAAACGAACCAGCGCAGTTTGGACACAGCCAGCATCGAACTTGACATTCGCCCAACGAAGACGCGGGTGGATGAGGAGAACCTCTTCTTCACAT GGCCTGATGGGCACGTAACCCGCTACAGCTTGGCCTGGCTGGTAGCGAACAGTTATGAGAGCCAGAAATGGAGAGCCATGATGCAGTCACGCATCCTGTGGAACTCTGAGATCTACAGCGGCGCCAAGGTCCCTTCAGCCAGCTGGGATAAATTCATGAGCTGTGACGAGGAGCTGAAGACGTTTCTGAGCAACTTCTTGTTGTATGGCATTGCATTTGTAGAGGATGTGCCAGCCACAATAGATGCCACTGAGATGGTGACCCAAAGAGTCAGCCTCATCAG agaaaccatATACGGGCGCATGTGGGATTTCACCTCTGATTTCTCTCGTGGAGACACAGCCTACACAAAGCTGGCCCTAGACTGCCACACAGACACTGCTTACTTCCAGGAGCCTTCTGG AATCCAGATATTTCACTGTCTGAGGCATGAGGGCACAGGCGGAAGGACTCTGTTGGTGGACGGATTCTATGCGGCTGATAAACTGCTCCAGCAGTCGCCCGAAAACTTTAAAGTTCTCTCACATATCCCCATCAAGCATGAGTATATAGAGACCTTTGCCAGCCACCGCAACCACATGATTGGCATAGGTCCTGTTCTCAGTGTCTACCCTTGGAACAATGAGATCTACATGATACG GTACAACAACTATGACCGTGCTGTGATAACCAGAGTCCCTCACAACATGGTGCAGTGCTGGTACAAGGCCCACAGGCAGCTCACTGCTGAACTGAGGAAACCTGAGAATGAACTGTGGGTCAAACTCAAACCAGGCAAG GTCCTCTTCATTGATAACTGGCGTGTGCTGCATGGTAGGGAGTCCTTCACAGGGCTTCGACAGCTCTGTGGCTGTTACCTGAGCCGTGACGACATGCTCAACAAGGCCCGCATCCTGGGCCTTCAGGCTTGA